One window from the genome of Glycine soja cultivar W05 chromosome 12, ASM419377v2, whole genome shotgun sequence encodes:
- the LOC114378390 gene encoding cellulose synthase-like protein H1, which translates to MANQGHVLPLSEKIWFKRTFQRVIDTLILVLLLLNLSYRVFSSNNFTFPWFLAFICESWFTFIWIVILNTKWSPAVTITHPNRLLQRVPELPPVDMFVTTADPVLEPPIITINTVLSLLALDYPANKLACYVSDDGCSPLTFYALVEASKFAKFWVPFCKKYNVQVRAPFRYFSNVAISKSEESLEFKQEWLQMKDMYHNLSQNLEEVTSKTIPFQLDGEYAVFSNTEQRNHPTIIKVIFENMDGLSDQLPHLIYISREKRPQYPHNYKAGAMNVLTRVSGLMTNAPFMLNVDCDMFVNNPKIVQHAMCILMDSKSGKEVAFVQCFQQFYDGIKDDPFGNQWVAVFEYIVRGMAGLQGPFYCGTNTFHRRKAIYGVYPDETGSRRNGKLEEKILIQQFGSLEEFVKSAAHAMEGSAYSANDITPSSFIEAAIQVADCGYEDGTWWGKQMGWLYGSLTEDVLTGLSMKRRGWRSECCTPDPIAFTGCAPGGLLSTMLQQKRWFTGHTVIFFGKHSPLMCMLFGKIQFRAGLSYFWVSTLSLRGVFLVCYIALLAYCMITNTNIFPKGLGLWIPITLFVIYNVYTLLEYVKIGLSMRQWWNNQRMCIVRTTTASFLGFLNGMVQLSGLSDIAFDITEKEYPTSSADENSTDAGRFTFNESPVFVIGTTILLVYLTAILIKFWGLQPTHSGNGSGLGEFICSTYVVVCFWPYLKGLFARGNYGIPLSIMCKSAVFAFVFVHFCRSNGLS; encoded by the exons ATGGCCAACCAAGGGCATGTTCTCCCTCTCTCTGAAAAAATTTGGTTCAAGCGCACATTTCAAAGAGTAATAGACACCTTGATTTTAGTCCTTCTCCTCTTGAATCTCAGTTATCGTGTTTTCTCATCCAATAATTTCACTTTCCCATGGTTCCTTGCTTTCATATGCGAATCCTGGTTCACCTTCATTTGGATTGTGATTCTTAACACCAAGTGGAGTCCTGCAGTAACCATAACCCACCCAAATCGTCTCCTTCAACG GGTACCTGAGCTTCCACCTGTAGACATGTTTGTGACAACAGCAGATCCTGTACTTGAGCCACCCATCATCACAATCAATACTGTGTTGTCTCTGTTGGCACTTGATTATCCAGCTAACAAGTTAGCTTGCTATGTTTCTGATGATGGCTGTTCCCCACTTACTTTCTATGCCCTTGTAGAAGCCTCTAAATTCGCCAAGTTTTGGGTACCTTTCTGTAAGAAGTACAACGTGCAGGTCAGAGCACCCTTCAGATACTTTTCTAATGTTGCCATTAGCAAAAGTGAAGAGTCCCTTGAATTCAAACAAGAATGGTTACAAATGAAG GATATGTATCACAATCTTAGCCAAAATCTTGAAGAGGTGACAAGCAAAACAATTCCATTCCAACTTGATGGAGAATATGCAGTTTTCTCAAATACAGAGCAAAGAAATCATCCAACCATAATTAAG GTTATATTTGAGAACATGGATGGCCTTTCTGATCAGTTGCCTCACCTAATATACATATCAAGAGAGAAGAGGCCACAGTATCCACATAATTACAAAGCCGGAGCTATGAATGTGTTG ACCAGGGTGTCTGGGTTGATGACTAATGCTCCCTTTATGTTGAACGTGGACTGTGACATGTTTGTGAACAATCCCAAGATTGTTCAACACGCTATGTGCATTTTGATGGATTCAAAAAGTGGAAAAGAAGTTGCTTTCGTTCAATGTTTCCAACAATTCTATGACGGAATAAAAGATGACCCTTTCGGAAATCAGTGGGTGGCTGTATTTGAG TACATAGTGCGGGGCATGGCAGGACTTCAAGGGCCTTTCTATTGCGGAACAAACACCTTCCATAGAAGAAAAGCTATTTATGGTGTTTATCCTGATGAAACTGGAAGCAGGAGAAATG gaaaattagaagaaaagatATTGATACAACAATTTGGAAGTTTAGAGGAGTTTGTCAAATCAGCAGCTCATGCTATGGAAGGGAGTGCATATTCTGCAAATGATATTACTCCTTCCAGCTTTATTGAGGCAGCAATCCAAGTCGCTGATTGTGGATATGAAGATGGCACTTGGTGGGGTAAACAG ATGGGGTGGTTGTATGGATCACTCACAGAAGATGTGCTAACTGGGTTGAGTATGAAAAGAAGAGGTTGGAGATCAGAGTGTTGTACACCAGATCCAATTGCCTTCACAGGATGCGCTCCCGGAGGATTACTCTCTACAATGTTACAACAAAAGAGATGGTTCACTGGCCACACTGTAATCTTTTTTGGAAAGCATTCTCCTCTTATGTGCATGCTCTTTGGTAAAATCCAGTTCAGAGCAGGCTTGTCTTATTTCTGGGTTTCCACTTTGAGCTTAAGAGGTGTGTTCCTAGTTTGCTACATTGCTCTACTTGCGTATTGCATGATTACCAACACCAATATCTTTCCCAAG GGACTTGGCCTTTGGATTCCAATTACCCTTTTTGTGATTTATAACGTATATACTCTATTAGAGTACGTTAAAATTGGATTGTCAATGCGACAATGGTGGAACAATCAGAGAATGTGCATAGTTAGAACAACGACTGCATCGTTTCTTGGATTTTTGAATGGCATGGTTCAGCTATCAGGGTTATCGGACATTGCTTTTGACATAACGGAGAAGGAATACCCAACTTCTAGTGCTGATGAAAACAGTACAGATGCTGGAAGGTTCACATTCAACGAATCTCCAGTTTTTGTTATAGGCACGACCATTTTGCTGGTTTATTTGACAGCAATATTGATCAAGTTTTGGGGGTTGCAACCAACTCATAGTGGGAATGGGAGTGGACTAGGGGAGTTCATCTGTAGTACGTATGTGGTAGTGTGCTTCTGGCCATATTTGAAAGGGCTGTTTGCCAGAGGCAATTACGGGATTCCCCTATCCATCATGTGCAAATCCGCTGTCTTTGCTTTTGTCTTTGTTCACTTTTGCAGAAGTAATGGTCTCAGTTGA
- the LOC114378392 gene encoding replication factor C subunit 1-like isoform X1 → MRAAWWAFGERNFNRFGGCLGKNSTMGKNLRLLDDLHVHILASRESSSGRDTIRMEYLTLLKEMTEPLPTLPKAEAVQQVVELMNTYSISQEDFDTIVKLSKFRVP, encoded by the exons ATGCGTGCAGCATGGTGGGCTTTT GGAGAACGAAATTTCAACCGGTTTGGTGGGTGTCTGGGAAAGAACTCAACAATGGGCAAAAACTTAAGGCTTTTGGATGATCTTCATGTTCACATTCTTGCTTCTCGTGAATCTAGTTCGGGAAG GGATACCATTCGCATGGAATACCTTACTCTTCTTAAAGAAATGACAGAGCCCCTGCCAACCCTGCCTAAG GCTGAAGCAGTTCAGCAAGTTGTGGAATTGATGAATACATACTCTATCAGTCAAGAAGATTTTGATACTATAGTAAAGTTATCAAAATTCAGGGTTCCTTGA
- the LOC114378392 gene encoding replication factor C subunit 1-like isoform X2 → MGERNFNRFGGCLGKNSTMGKNLRLLDDLHVHILASRESSSGRDTIRMEYLTLLKEMTEPLPTLPKAEAVQQVVELMNTYSISQEDFDTIVKLSKFRVP, encoded by the exons ATG GGAGAACGAAATTTCAACCGGTTTGGTGGGTGTCTGGGAAAGAACTCAACAATGGGCAAAAACTTAAGGCTTTTGGATGATCTTCATGTTCACATTCTTGCTTCTCGTGAATCTAGTTCGGGAAG GGATACCATTCGCATGGAATACCTTACTCTTCTTAAAGAAATGACAGAGCCCCTGCCAACCCTGCCTAAG GCTGAAGCAGTTCAGCAAGTTGTGGAATTGATGAATACATACTCTATCAGTCAAGAAGATTTTGATACTATAGTAAAGTTATCAAAATTCAGGGTTCCTTGA
- the LOC114378391 gene encoding cellulose synthase-like protein H1: MANQGHDLPLYEKVWLKRRLQRVIDTLILFLLLLLLNYRVLSSNSFTFPWFLALLCESWFTFTWIVILNSKWSPAVTITHPDRLLQWVSELPPVDLLVTTANPILEPPIITVNTVLSLLALDYPANKLACYVSDDGCSPLTFYALVEASKFAKFWVPFCKKYNVQVRAPFRYFSDVATNKSEESLEFKQEWLQMKDMYENLSRKIEEVTCKTISFQLDGEFAVFSNTDQRNHPSIIKVIIENKDGIFDGLPHLIYVSREKRPQYQHNYKAGAMNVLTRVSGLMTNAPFMLNVDCDMFVNNPKIVQHALCILMDSQRGKEVAFVQCFQQFYDGIKDDPFGNQWVIAFEYIIRGMAGLQGPFYGGTNTFHRRNAIYGLYPHEIESGRKGKLEEKILIRQFGSSKEFIKSAAHALGGNAYSANDITPSNFIEAATQVANCEYEDDTFWGKQMGWLYGSISEDVPTGLNIQRRGWRSECCTPDPIAFTGCAPGGLLTTMVQQKRWASGLTVVFFGKHSPLMGMLFGKIQFRAGLSYFWLTNWGLRAFFLVCYVALLEYCIITNTNIFPKGLGLWIPIALFVIYNAHTLLEYLTIGLSMRHWWNNQRMCIIRTTTAWFVGFLSAVLKLSGISDTVFEITEKEQSTSGADGNNADAGRFTFDESPVFVVGTTILLVHLTAMLIKFWGLQPNHSGNGSGLGEFICSTYLVVCYWPYFKGLFARGKYGIPLSTICKSAVFALVFVHFCGSKVIS, from the exons ATGGCCAACCAAGGGCATGACCTCCCTCTCTATGAAAAAGTTTGGCTCAAGCGCAGATTACAAAGAGTGATAGACACCTTGATTCTATTCCTCCTACTCTTGCTTCTAAATTACCGTGTTTTATCATCCAATAGCTTCACTTTTCCATGGTTCCTTGCTTTGTTATGCGAATCTTGGTTCACCTTCACTTGGATAGTGATTCTCAACTCCAAGTGGAGTCCTGCAGTAACCATAACCCACCCAGATCGTCTCTTGCAATG GGTATCTGAGCTTCCACCAGTGGACTTGCTTGTGACAACAGCAAATCCTATACTAGAACCACCAATCATCACAGTCAACACTGTTTTGTCTCTTCTAGCGCTTGATTATCCAGCTAACAAGTTAGCTTGCTATGTTTCTGATGATGGCTGTTCCCCTCTTACTTTTTATGCCCTTGTGGAAGCCTCCAAATTCGCTAAGTTTTGGGTACCTTTCTGTAAGAAGTACAACGTGCAGGTCAGAGCACCCTTCAGATACTTCTCTGATGTTGCCACTAacaaaagtgaagagtcactTGAATTCAAACAAGAATGGCTACAAATGAAG GATATGTATGAAAACCTTAGCCGTAAAATTGAAGAGGTGACATGCAAAACAATTTCATTCCAACTTGATGGAGAATTTGCAGTTTTCTCAAATACAGATCAAagaaatcatccaagcatcatTAAG GTTATAATTGAGAACAAGGATGGTATTTTTGATGGGTTGCCTCACTTAATTTATGTATCCAGAGAGAAGCGTCCGCAGTATCAGCATAATTACAAAGCCGGAGCCATGAATGTCTTG ACAAGGGTCTCCGGGTTGATGACCAATGCTCCCTTTATGTTGAACGTAGACTGTGACATGTTTGTGAACAATCCCAAGATTGTTCAACACGCTTTGTGCATTTTGATGGATtcacaaagaggaaaagaagtTGCGTTCGTTCAATGTTTCCAACAATTCTACGATGGAATAAAAGATGACCCTTTTGGAAATCAGTGGGTGATTGCATTTGAG TACATTATACGGGGCATGGCAGGACTTCAAGGACCTTTCTATGGGGGAACAAACACCTTCCATAGAAGAAATGCTATTTATGGTCTTTATCCTCATGAAATTGAAAGCGGGAGAAAAG gaaaattagaagaaaagatATTAATACGACAATTTGGAAGTTCAAAGGAGTTTATCAAATCAGCAGCTCATGCCTTGGGAGGGAATGCATATTCTGCTAATGATATCACTCCTTCCAACTTTATTGAGGCAGCAACCCAAGTTGCTAATTGTGAATATGAAGATGACACTTTCTGGGGTAAACAG ATGGGGTGGCTGTATGGATCAATCTCAGAAGATGTGCCAACCGGGTTGAATATTCAAAGAAGAGGTTGGAGATCAGAGTGCTGTACACCAGATCCAATTGCCTTCACAGGATGTGCTCCTGGAGGATTACTCACTACAATGGTACAACAAAAGAGATGGGCCTCAGGCCTCACTGTTGTCTTTTTTGGGAAGCATTCTCCTCTCATGGGCATGCTCTTTGGTAAGATCCAATTCAGGGCAGGCTTGTCTTATTTTTGGCTTACCAATTGGGGTTTGCGTGCTTTCTTCCTAGTTTGCTATGTTGCTCTACTTGAATACTGCATAATTACCAACACCAATATCTTTCCTAAG GGACTTGGCCTTTGGATTCCAATTGCTCTATTTGTGATTTACAACGCACATACTCTATTAGAGTACCTTACAATTGGGTTGTCCATGAGACATTGGTGGAACAATCAGAGAATGTGCATAATTAGAACCACCACTGCATGGTTTGTTGGATTTTTGAGTGCTGTGCTCAAGCTATCAGGGATATCAGATACTGTCTTTGAAATAACAGAGAAGGAACAATCGACTTCTGGTGCTGATGGAAACAATGCAGATGCTGGAAGGTTCACGTTCGACGAGTCTCCAGTTTTTGTGGTAGGCACGACCATTTTGTTGGTGCATTTGACAGCAATGTTGATCAAGTTTTGGGGGTTGCAACCAAATCATAGTGGTAATGGGAGTGGACTTGGGGAATTCATCTGTAGTACGTATTTGGTAGTGTGCTACTGGCCTTATTTTAAAGGACTGTTTGCTAGAGGAAAATACGGGATTCCCCTATCCACCATTTGCAAGTCAGCAGTGTTTGCATTAGTCTTTGTGCACTTTTGTGGAAGTAAAGTTATCAGTTGA
- the LOC114378388 gene encoding cellulose synthase-like protein H1 isoform X1, translating into MANQGFDLPFYEKIWFKRTFQRVMDTFILVLLLLLLSYRIFSSNNFTFPWFLAFLCESWFTFTWIVILNAKWSPAVTITHPDRLLQRVPELPRVDLFVTTADPVLEPPIITANTVLSLLALDYPANKLACYVSDDGCSPFTFYALVEASKFAKLWIPFCKKYNVQVRAPFRYFSNVATTKSDDSPDFKQEWSQMKVIGICSTFQVIGLDHEPQNVLSLQDMYDNLRQNIEDVTRKQIPLELDGEFAVFSNTEQINHPSIIKVILENKDVLSDGLPYLIYISREKKPNHSHNYKAGAMNVLTRVSGLMTNAPFMLNVDCDMVVNNPKFVLHAMCILMDSKSGKEVAFVQCFQQFYDGIKDDPFGNQWVAAYEYIIRGMAGLQGPYYGGTNTFHRRNAIYGLYPHEMENGREDEKLGEKILIQQFGRSKEFVKSAAVALDGKAYLPKDISPSNFIEAAIQVARCGYECGTFWGKKIGWLYGSISEDVPTGLNIHRRGWRSECCTPDPIPFTGCAPRGFISTMVQQKRWASGLTVVFFGKHSPVMGMLFGKIQFRAGLSYFWLTNWGSRGPFQVCYAALPAYCIITNTNIFPKGPGLWIPIALLVIYNLHTLLEYLRIGLSIRYWWNNQRMSLVTTTTAWFIGFLSAMLKLSGISDTVFEITEKEQSTSGSDGNNADAGRFTFDDSPVFVVGTTILLVHLTAMLIKFWGLQPTHSENGSGLGEFICSTYLVMCYWPYFKGLFGRGKYGIPFSTMCKSVVFALVFVHFCRSNAISG; encoded by the exons ATGGCCAACCAAGGATTTGATCTCCCTTTCTACGAAAAAATTTGGTTCAAGCGAACATTTCAAAGAGTGATGGACACCTTCATTTTAGTTCTCCTCCTATTGCTTCTTAGTTACCGAATTttctcatccaacaacttcactTTCCCATGGTTCCTTGCTTTCTTATGTGAATCTTGGTTCACCTTCACTTGGATTGTGATTCTCAACGCCAAGTGGAGTCCTGCAGTAACCATAACCCACCCAGATCGTCTCTTGCAACG GGTACCTGAGCTTCCACGAGTAGACTTGTTTGTGACAACAGCAGATCCTGTACTTGAACCACCCATCATCACAGCCAACACTGTCTTGTCTCTTCTAGCACTTGACTATCCAGCTAACAAGTTAGCTTGCTATGTTTCCGATGATGGTTGTTCTCCTTTTACTTTCTATGCCCTTGTTGAAGCCTCCAAATTCGCTAAGCTTTGGATACCTTTCTGTAAAAAGTACAATGTACAAGTGAGAGCACCCTTCAGATACTTCTCTAATGTTGCCACTACCAAGAGTGATGACTCCCCAGATTTCAAGCAAGAATGGTCACAAATGAAG GTAATAGGGATATGTTCGACCTTCCAAGTGATTGGACTGGACCATGAGCCGCAAAATGTTCTGTCATTGCAGGATATGTATGACAACCTTCGACAAAATATTGAAGATGTGACCCGAAAACAAATTCCATTAGAACTTGATGGAGAATTCGCAGTTTTCTCAAATACAGAGCaaataaatcatccaagcatAATTAAG GTTATATTGGAGAACAAGGATGTTCTTTCGGATGGGTTGCCTTACCTGATATACATATCCAGAGAGAAGAAGCCAAATCATTCACATAATTACAAAGCAGGAGCTATGAATGTGTTG ACAAGAGTCTCTGGGTTGATGACCAATGCTCCCTTCATGTTGAATGTAGACTGTGACATGGTTGTGAACAATCCCAAGTTTGTCCTGCATGCTATGTGCATTTTGATGGATTCCAAGAGTGGGAAAGAAGTTGCTTTTGTTCAATGTTTCCAGCAATTCTACGATGGAATAAAAGATGACCCTTTTGGAAATCAGTGGGTGGCTGCCTatgag TACATAATACGGGGCATGGCAGGACTTCAGGGACCATACTATGGAGGAACAAACACCTTCCATAGAAGAAATGCTATTTACGGTCTTTATCCTCATGAAATGgaaaatggaagagaag ATGAAAAATTAGGAGAAAAGATATTGATACAACAATTTGGACGTTCAAAGGAGTTTGTCAAATCAGCAGCTGTTGCGTTGGATGGGAAAGCATACCTTCCCAAAGATATCAGTCCTTCGAATTTTATTGAGGCAGCAATCCAAGTTGCTAGATGTGGGTATGAATGTGGTACATTCTGGGGTAAAAAG ATTGGCTGGTTGTATGGATCAATCTCAGAAGATGTACCAACCGGGTTGAATATTCATAGAAGAGGTTGGAGATCAGAGTGTTGTACACCAGATCCAATTCCCTTCACAGGGTGTGCTCCTAGAGGATTTATCTCTACAATGGTACAACAAAAAAGATGGGCCTCAGGCCTCACTGTTGTCTTCTTTGGAAAGCATTCTCCTGTTATGGGCATGCTCTTTGGTAAGATCCAATTCAGGGCAGGCTTGTCTTATTTTTGGCTTACCAATTGGGGCTCAAGAGGTCCATTCCAAGTTTGCTATGCTGCTCTACCAGCATATTGCATAATTACCAACACCAATATCTTTCCCAAG GGACCTGGCTTATGGATTCCAATTGCTCTTTTAGTGATTTACAATCTACATACTCTTTTAGAGTACCTTAGAATTGGGTTGTCAATTCGATATTGGTGGAACAATCAGAGAATGAGCTTAGTAACAACCACAACTGCATGGTTTATTGGATTTTTGAGTGCTATGCTTAAGCTATCAGGGATATCAGATACTGTCTTTGAAATAACAGAGAAGGAACAATCAACTTCTGGTTCTGATGGAAACAATGCAGATGCTGGAAGGTTCACGTTCGATGATTCTCCAGTTTTTGTGGTAGGCACGACCATTTTGTTGGTGCATTTGACAGCAATGTTGATCAAGTTTTGGGGGTTGCAACCAACTCATAGTGAGAATGGGAGTGGACTAGGGGAGTTCATCTGTAGTACGTATTTGGTAATGTGCTACTGGCCATATTTTAAAGGGCTGTTTGGCAGAGGAAAATATGGGATTCCCTTTTCCACCATGTGCAAGTCAGTGGTCTTTGCATTAGTCTTTGTGCACTTTTGTAGAAGTAATGCCATCAGTGGATGA
- the LOC114378388 gene encoding cellulose synthase-like protein H1 isoform X2, producing MANQGFDLPFYEKIWFKRTFQRVMDTFILVLLLLLLSYRIFSSNNFTFPWFLAFLCESWFTFTWIVILNAKWSPAVTITHPDRLLQRVPELPRVDLFVTTADPVLEPPIITANTVLSLLALDYPANKLACYVSDDGCSPFTFYALVEASKFAKLWIPFCKKYNVQVRAPFRYFSNVATTKSDDSPDFKQEWSQMKDMYDNLRQNIEDVTRKQIPLELDGEFAVFSNTEQINHPSIIKVILENKDVLSDGLPYLIYISREKKPNHSHNYKAGAMNVLTRVSGLMTNAPFMLNVDCDMVVNNPKFVLHAMCILMDSKSGKEVAFVQCFQQFYDGIKDDPFGNQWVAAYEYIIRGMAGLQGPYYGGTNTFHRRNAIYGLYPHEMENGREDEKLGEKILIQQFGRSKEFVKSAAVALDGKAYLPKDISPSNFIEAAIQVARCGYECGTFWGKKIGWLYGSISEDVPTGLNIHRRGWRSECCTPDPIPFTGCAPRGFISTMVQQKRWASGLTVVFFGKHSPVMGMLFGKIQFRAGLSYFWLTNWGSRGPFQVCYAALPAYCIITNTNIFPKGPGLWIPIALLVIYNLHTLLEYLRIGLSIRYWWNNQRMSLVTTTTAWFIGFLSAMLKLSGISDTVFEITEKEQSTSGSDGNNADAGRFTFDDSPVFVVGTTILLVHLTAMLIKFWGLQPTHSENGSGLGEFICSTYLVMCYWPYFKGLFGRGKYGIPFSTMCKSVVFALVFVHFCRSNAISG from the exons ATGGCCAACCAAGGATTTGATCTCCCTTTCTACGAAAAAATTTGGTTCAAGCGAACATTTCAAAGAGTGATGGACACCTTCATTTTAGTTCTCCTCCTATTGCTTCTTAGTTACCGAATTttctcatccaacaacttcactTTCCCATGGTTCCTTGCTTTCTTATGTGAATCTTGGTTCACCTTCACTTGGATTGTGATTCTCAACGCCAAGTGGAGTCCTGCAGTAACCATAACCCACCCAGATCGTCTCTTGCAACG GGTACCTGAGCTTCCACGAGTAGACTTGTTTGTGACAACAGCAGATCCTGTACTTGAACCACCCATCATCACAGCCAACACTGTCTTGTCTCTTCTAGCACTTGACTATCCAGCTAACAAGTTAGCTTGCTATGTTTCCGATGATGGTTGTTCTCCTTTTACTTTCTATGCCCTTGTTGAAGCCTCCAAATTCGCTAAGCTTTGGATACCTTTCTGTAAAAAGTACAATGTACAAGTGAGAGCACCCTTCAGATACTTCTCTAATGTTGCCACTACCAAGAGTGATGACTCCCCAGATTTCAAGCAAGAATGGTCACAAATGAAG GATATGTATGACAACCTTCGACAAAATATTGAAGATGTGACCCGAAAACAAATTCCATTAGAACTTGATGGAGAATTCGCAGTTTTCTCAAATACAGAGCaaataaatcatccaagcatAATTAAG GTTATATTGGAGAACAAGGATGTTCTTTCGGATGGGTTGCCTTACCTGATATACATATCCAGAGAGAAGAAGCCAAATCATTCACATAATTACAAAGCAGGAGCTATGAATGTGTTG ACAAGAGTCTCTGGGTTGATGACCAATGCTCCCTTCATGTTGAATGTAGACTGTGACATGGTTGTGAACAATCCCAAGTTTGTCCTGCATGCTATGTGCATTTTGATGGATTCCAAGAGTGGGAAAGAAGTTGCTTTTGTTCAATGTTTCCAGCAATTCTACGATGGAATAAAAGATGACCCTTTTGGAAATCAGTGGGTGGCTGCCTatgag TACATAATACGGGGCATGGCAGGACTTCAGGGACCATACTATGGAGGAACAAACACCTTCCATAGAAGAAATGCTATTTACGGTCTTTATCCTCATGAAATGgaaaatggaagagaag ATGAAAAATTAGGAGAAAAGATATTGATACAACAATTTGGACGTTCAAAGGAGTTTGTCAAATCAGCAGCTGTTGCGTTGGATGGGAAAGCATACCTTCCCAAAGATATCAGTCCTTCGAATTTTATTGAGGCAGCAATCCAAGTTGCTAGATGTGGGTATGAATGTGGTACATTCTGGGGTAAAAAG ATTGGCTGGTTGTATGGATCAATCTCAGAAGATGTACCAACCGGGTTGAATATTCATAGAAGAGGTTGGAGATCAGAGTGTTGTACACCAGATCCAATTCCCTTCACAGGGTGTGCTCCTAGAGGATTTATCTCTACAATGGTACAACAAAAAAGATGGGCCTCAGGCCTCACTGTTGTCTTCTTTGGAAAGCATTCTCCTGTTATGGGCATGCTCTTTGGTAAGATCCAATTCAGGGCAGGCTTGTCTTATTTTTGGCTTACCAATTGGGGCTCAAGAGGTCCATTCCAAGTTTGCTATGCTGCTCTACCAGCATATTGCATAATTACCAACACCAATATCTTTCCCAAG GGACCTGGCTTATGGATTCCAATTGCTCTTTTAGTGATTTACAATCTACATACTCTTTTAGAGTACCTTAGAATTGGGTTGTCAATTCGATATTGGTGGAACAATCAGAGAATGAGCTTAGTAACAACCACAACTGCATGGTTTATTGGATTTTTGAGTGCTATGCTTAAGCTATCAGGGATATCAGATACTGTCTTTGAAATAACAGAGAAGGAACAATCAACTTCTGGTTCTGATGGAAACAATGCAGATGCTGGAAGGTTCACGTTCGATGATTCTCCAGTTTTTGTGGTAGGCACGACCATTTTGTTGGTGCATTTGACAGCAATGTTGATCAAGTTTTGGGGGTTGCAACCAACTCATAGTGAGAATGGGAGTGGACTAGGGGAGTTCATCTGTAGTACGTATTTGGTAATGTGCTACTGGCCATATTTTAAAGGGCTGTTTGGCAGAGGAAAATATGGGATTCCCTTTTCCACCATGTGCAAGTCAGTGGTCTTTGCATTAGTCTTTGTGCACTTTTGTAGAAGTAATGCCATCAGTGGATGA